One part of the Ciona intestinalis chromosome 5, KH, whole genome shotgun sequence genome encodes these proteins:
- the LOC104265724 gene encoding coiled-coil domain-containing protein 152-like, with protein MSEMVYDASSAKCKDDVDLRDRKRFQDLDQVVQDILQWEKTILNLQHENSDLCEKVSGLETTVSRLQSFCESGNETNARMHETVNSLQKLLETKLDQEEEIRFMRSKVVTLEHTFNEKEHELLKEVEIGKNKVAELIQRHAQQVQEIKQENAVKTELKEKESSVKFENLSNQLKDQKKKFDETEKSNEAKMVKTQMEYENKLALLQAQISRMHTNTSNHSHNTNNDIYRRKLQHIQEESKIEIQKLKREIQTLKDEQEFRNQFAPRTNYQQTTASVPPVSRPGILKRKRY; from the exons ATGTCTGAAATGGTTTATGATGCAAGCTCAGCAAAATGTAAGGACGATGTCGATTTGCGCGACAGAAAACGTTTTCAAGATTTAGATCAAGTCGTTCAAGATATACTTCAATGGGAAAAG ACGATTTTGAATCTGCAACATGAAAACAGCGATCTATGCGAGAAAGTAAGCGGGCTAGAAACGACGGTTTCTCGTTTACAGTCTTTCTGCGAGAGCGGAAATGAAACGAACGCACGCATGCACGAAACGGTGAATTCGTTGCAGAAATTATTGGAGACAAAGTTAGACCAGGAGG AGGAAATCCGTTTCATGAGATCGAAGGTAGTCACATTGGAACATACCTTTAATGAAAAAGAACATGAACTGTTAAAAGAAGTtgaaattggaaaaaataaagtagCAGAACTGATTCAAAGACATGCACAGCAAGTCCAAGAAATTAAACAGGAGAATGCAgttaaaa CTGAATTAAAAGAAAAGGAATCAAGTGTCAAGTTTGAGAATTTATCAAATCAGTTAAAAGATCAGAAAAAGAAATTTGACGAAACTGAAAAATCAAATGAAGCAAAAATGGTCAAAACACAGATGGAG tatgaGAACAAGTTAGCCTTGCTACAAGCCCAGATTAGCAGGATGCATACCAACACATCAAACCATTCTCACAACACCAACAATGATATTTACCGGAGA aAATTGCAGCACATACAAGAAGAATCAAAAATAGaaatacaaaaacttaaaagagAAATACAGACACTGAAAGACGAACAAGAATTTAGAAACCAGTTTGCGCCCAGAACTAATTACCAACAAACTACAGCATCAGTGCCTCCTGTTTCAAGGCCAGGGATACTGAAAAGGAAAAGATACTGA
- the LOC100182241 gene encoding protein PLANT CADMIUM RESISTANCE 2-like yields the protein MGEWNFGLFGCFGNCGVCIKGYFCPCIVAGENAEKAGRGSCLTCTLASLLGPVGIYCIAKTREKTRENHNIDGGFCGDCLVSWFCPFCSIVQVARQLNGPSAAGESMARE from the exons ATGGGTGAATGGAACTTCGGTTTGTTTGGTTGCTTTGGCAACTGTGGCGTTTGCATTAAAGGTTATTTCTGCCCCTGCATTGTGGCAg GTGAGAATGCTGAGAAAGCCGGAAGAGGGTCTTGTTTAACTTGTACACTTGCGTCCTTGCTGGGACCGGTCGGTATCTACTGTATTGCAAAGACGAGAGAAAAAACTCGGGAGAACCATAACATAGAC GGCGGATTCTGCGGAGATTGTCTTGTGAGTTGGTTTTGTCCGTTCTGCAGCATTGTGCAAGTGGCAAGA CAACTTAATGGACCAAGTGCAGCTGGCGAGTCAATGGCGAGAGAGTGA
- the LOC100179904 gene encoding DNA polymerase epsilon subunit 4-like produces the protein MSETQETVGENEAPEQPNLENVSQDPETEKSERATKLPMARIRTLIKVDPHVTIASQESVFLIAKATELFVDSLAKNMYRITQQQKRKTIQKKDLEAVIEVMDEFAFLDGTTE, from the exons ATGAGCGAAACGCAGGAAACTGTTGGAGAAAATGAAGCTCCCGAGCAGCCGAACTTGGAAAATGTCTCACAAGATCCTGAGACAGAGAAATCGGAGCGAGCGACAAAGTTACCCATGGCCAGAATTCGTACTTTAATTAAGGTTGATCCGCATGTTACAATTGCGAGCCAGGAATCGGTTTTCTTGATTGCGAAAGCAACC gaacTTTTTGTTGACAGTCTTGCGAAAAACATGTACAGAATAACTCAACAACAAAAGAGAAAAACCATTCAGAAAAAAGACCTTg AAGCTGTCATTGAGGTTATGGATGAGTTCGCTTTTCTTGATGGAACAACAGAATGA
- the LOC108949504 gene encoding complement C1q tumor necrosis factor-related protein 1-like has protein sequence MKCLDLVLLIVFCWKSLPLVESNTRICTHCCDEVYPGNGTPVYFMTKGPKGDQGEIGMTGPQGEKGVQGNQGVKGEKGGVGPRGEKGDTGEPAPITPQSAFSVARSKPLIGNETTAQPLLFDKVFVNVGNQFHENSGRFIAEFGGVYHFSFTVQSYLDKFVGIQLMKNQQPQVIIYANAVPRRIMQSQTIMLNVSKGDVLWLRQVQGARFAIYGNSDMQITFSGFLLYSEK, from the exons ATGAAGTGTTTAGACTTGGTGTTGTTGATCGTTTTTTGTTGGAAGTCCTTACCATTGGTGGAATCAAACACAAGGATATGCACGCACTGTTGTGATGAGGTTTATCCAGGGAACGGAACACCTGTGTATTTTATGACTAAGGGACCTAAGG GAGATCAGGGTGAAATTGGAATGACAGGCCCCCAGGGTGAAAAGGGGGTTCAGGGCAACCAAGGGGTCAAAGGTGAAAAGGGCGGGGTTGGGCCTCGGGGTGAAAAAGGGGACACAGGTGAGCCTGCCCCTATTACCCCACAATCTGCGTTTTCAGTTGCACGAAGCAAACCGTTAATTGGAAACGAGACAACAGCGCAACCATTGCTGTTTGATAAG gtttttGTAAATGTTGGGAATCAGTTTCATGAAAACAGTGGGCGTTTTATCGCTGAGTTTGGGGGTGTTTACCATTTCTCATTCACCGTGCAGTCATACCTTGATAAATTTGTTGGAATACAACTTATGAAGAATCAACAACCTCAG gtgATTATCTATGCAAATGCAGTTCCCAGACGCATTATGCAGAGTCAGACAATCATGCTGAATGTAAGCAAGGGGGATGTACTGTGGTTGCGACAAGTACAGGGTGCCAGGTTTGCCATCTATGGGAACTCAGACATGCAAATCACTTTTTCTGGATTTCTGCTCTACTCggaaaaatga
- the LOC104265762 gene encoding uncharacterized protein LOC104265762, which yields MQPNSKYNIKVATQTCSEVGKFVVASGQCTSQVQAPDSIPTPTTIGNAAGTSHIQINKVDESNGPISCYFVIGRKQGIDVDKANYTWLDIQNIISNSNLPSFCIAVLPRFSETSKEVALSLTATTQCKINPSTIISCTNKKLKNGVLYKFQVVTLTLADGVYLTQTSEPTATTPIGDPPANSNTQVVAIIILGLSTLIALVAAVYLYKKQRDRPLTQSRPQTAHFVQNNEAFDQNETNCEGAYENMDVGKPKTLNTYHNNEKNHQNI from the exons ATGCAACCAAATtctaaatataacataaaagtGGCCACGCAAACTTGTTCGGAAGTTGGCAAGTTTGTTGTTGCATCAGGACAATGTACATCACAAGTACAAG caCCTGACAGTATACCAACACCCACAACAATTGGAAATGCTGCTGGTACTTCacatatacaaataaacaaagttgacGAAAGTAACGGACCAATCag CTGTTATTTTGTCATCGGAAGAAAACAAGGAATTGATGTTGATAAAGCTAACTACACATGGCTTGAtattcaaaacattatttccaaCTCCAACTTGCCTTCGTTTTGTATTGCAGTGTTGCCCAg gTTCAGTGAAACAAGCAAAGAAGTTGCATTATCATTAACTGCAACAACccaatgtaaaataaacccATCAACCATTATAAGCTGTACCAACAAGAAACTAAAAAATGGAGTCTTGTACAA atTCCAAGTTGTCACCTTGACTTTAGCCGATGGAGTTTACTTGACACAAACCAGTGAACCAACAGCTACAACTCCAATTGGAGATCCGCCGGCAAATTCTAACACACAAGTTGTAGCAA TTATTATTCTAGGCCTGTCCACTCTGATCGCTTTGGTTGCAGctgtttatttgtataaaaagcaAAG GGATAGACCTTTGACACAAAGCAGACCACAAACAGCtcattttgttcaaaataatgAAGCTTTTGATCAGAATGAAACAAACtgtgaag GTGCATATGAAAACATGGACGTTGGAAAACCTAAGACACTTAACACTTATcataataatgaaaaaaaccATCAAAATATATGA
- the LOC104265725 gene encoding uncharacterized protein LOC104265725 produces MASKNKAWIDAVKTSDGTGWEWSTTHDKFYFKTTYLRKDDEYIPNGKYNNWHIYSPNKGDFAVVGSDLGIYSWTWESVASNIEAHYICQFKVPLDYYKGSYFIFFPPTASHLLANRSCIGLKGHLAIIPDAETQTFLQTKGAAYKSEGKWMTSNNIAFIGAVKTSDGTGWEWSTTHDKFYFKTTNRGTGPNIQNGKYNNWNAQNPSVGGVSAVGSTVSWSWLSVLPTTVAHFICQIKVKGTKLVASNSTLYVKYKEDSVLCSSDVIPGPPVSWKINSQDVSTNTSERVYQIITQGTLNKKSTSHLYLTRSLHKILVFILAMLLLLINLQKLL; encoded by the exons ATGGCAAGCAAAAACAAag CTTGGATTGATGCAGTGAAGACATCAGATGGAACTGGTTGGGAATGGAGCACAACGcatgacaagttttattttaaaactacctATCTTAGAAAAGATG ATGAATatataccaaatggaaagtATAACAACTGGCATATATATTCGCCAAATAAAGGAGATTTTGCAGTGGTTGGGTCTGATTTAGGAATTTATTCCTGGACTTGGGAATCAGTTGCATCGAATATCGAGGCCCATTACATTTGTCAATTTAAAG TTCCACTGGATTATTACAAGggaagttattttatatttttcccaCCAACTGCAAGTCACTTACTGGCAAATCGATCATGTATTGGATTGAAGGGCCACCTTGCAATTATACCAGATGCAGAAACTCAAACCTTCCTTCAAACTAAAGGAGCTGCTTATAAGAGTGAAGGAAAATGGATGACATCTAATAATATTG CTTTTATTGGTGCAGTAAAGACATCAGACGGAACTGGGTGGGAATGGAGCACAACAcatgacaagttttatttcaaaactacTAACCGCGGAACAG GCCCAAATATTCAAAACGGGAAGTATAATAACTGGAATGCACAGAATCCTAGTGTGGGAGGTGTTTCCGCTGTTGGATCAACAGTTTCATGGAGTTGGTTATCTGTGTTACCCACAACTGTGGCTCATTTTATTTGTCAAATAAAGG taaaaggCACAAAATTAGTTGCGTCCAATTCCACTTTATATGTAAAGTATAAAGAAGATTCTGTGCTTTGTTCATCTGATGTCATTCCTGGGCCCCCTGTCTCATGGAAAAT AAACTCACAAGATGTTTCAACAAACACAAGCGAACGTGTTTATCAAATAATTACACAAGGAActctaaacaaaaaatcaacatCACATTTGTATTTAACTAGAAGTTTGCATAAAATTCTGGTGTTTATACTTGCAATGCTACTTCTCTTGATCAATCTACAAAAACTACTGTAA